CTTTATGGAGCATCCTTGCTCAAATTGCATGACTTGCCCCCGGTACAGGGTAAGTTGCGTAATTGGGGAAAATACATTGGAGTGAGTTGTGCCATTGAATATTTCATTAAATCCGATTGTTTTAACCTGAGCCTATAGCAGAGGTCTTGTCTAACACTTTTGGGAACATCTCTTCTAAGCTACTTTTCTTGTTTGATTTGAGGCTTTCATTGTTTGGTCCTGTGTTTtatagtgtatgtatgtatatatgtatgtctatatatatatatatgtaagtatatatgtggagtatggaatgtattcattccatactccacaatatagatatatatattttcagcatttttatcttctttttctttgtaaacACCTATCTTCAAGACTCTTCAGGAAGAGTTGAAGCCTCAAATTGTCTTACGTCTATAACTGTGACGTGTGATGGATTTTGTTCTAAAAAGAAGAATGGAAGAGTTTTAGTGATGGAATGTAAGAATTCCATTTACAAATACGATAACATGTCCAGAAGGACAAAATTGTAGTAAACAATCACGTGGAGTCAAAATATTACCCCatgaccattttggaaaatgtgTCATTATGTTGGGATGTTAACTAATAGACCAATTGTGTAGTTTGCTAAATTACTTGGACCTGTGAACTGTTTTAAAACAAGTCATTAATTGTTCAACTAGAGCGATAGAAAAAATCTTGATCTTACAAATTTTActacaaaacatttttcttacTTAAATCTGTAATCTGTAAATCCTGGCACAATTTCCTAGGACACAACTCACTCCACTTCCCCCTATGCATTTTGAATGTTCTATAGCTAGTCAGttaaaatataaaaccaaaaaaagtgttttagatTTGATCTAAAGTCAGTCAAAAGTATCCTTGGTTGGTTGATCAGTTTTTCTGAAATAATCTCTTTGGCTAAAAATAGACAAATTTATTAAAGAAGTGAAGACAGGTACGCTGCACTGTACATAAGACTAACAACAAAAAGGCGGTCGAGCCGCAAGGAGCGCTTTGGACCTGGCTGCGTTGGAGCTGGCTGAGGTGGCCCTTGTTCCTATCTGGGAGGTGCTGCCTCGTATGGAGCTCATGGCGGCCACTGTGGATGGGGACGACACGACTCATCTTACACATGCACCTCTTATATTCACATTCAAAGAGGACTTACTACCTCATTGACTCTCATTAAGGGCGATAGACGACCACAAGCCAATTGAAATGAGAGGACTAGCAGTGAACGGCCACTGAAATCGATGGATtgtggacgtctattgctgccaAAGGCACTAATGGCAGTTTTGCTAAACAAATAGATGCTTGGAAATGGTTCATCCTAATGCAACGAGTAACATATTCATCATGTTCCTAGAATGCCATGTCAGTGGGCCTAATAATATTTCTAGGCGTCTTAAGGACATACATACCACTAGATGGAAGTCTGTTGGTGGCGGCTTCGCACACTTCACACGGTGTGGCCTGAAATCTGGCTTGGCGCTGATAGTCGGACAGCTGATTTGAACGCTTCAGTCCCGGTGTCGATTTGACATATTCTAGCCTTTTCAGGAGGTCCTGCAGAGAacgtaaaaatgtcaaaacacagAAGTCTTAAAATGTTAGAGACATAAGTGAATggcggatatatatatatatatatatatatatatatatatatatatatatatatatatatatatatatatatatatattcatatatatatattcatatatatatattcatatatatatatatattcatatattcatatattcatatatatatatatatatatatatatatatatatatatatatatatatatatatatatatatatatatatatatatatatacaattttaAGACAGgacattcattgaaggtgcgcttTGTACTCCTGTGCGTCTTATAGTATGGAAAATAGTGATTAACAATCTCAACAAAATGTGATATTCCACTAAGAACATTACAATAAAGCAAGAATGGTTGCCAATTTGTCCAACATAAAACGAGTGCGATTGAACACTTTTCAAAAACCATAGGTGCACAGTATTATAAATCATATGTGCATGTGCAAAGATGCAGAAGGTCAGATATTGGACTTTTCTGTAATGTCCCAGGGTTGTCCTTCAGTGGTGCACCACCATCCGCTCCACCTGCTGCCATCTGTCCAAGTGTTTCCAGTGTCTTCTTTCACTGAGCCCACAATCACAAGAAACTGTCTGAACAGCCACTTGCGCTAAACCTTAAGTCAACAGTGGGCCTGGTCCAAAACGTGTTCTAGCAAGCATTCAGTGTATGGGAACCAATAGTATTGGTGGTAGTATAGTAGTAGTCCAAAAAGTGTGGCACTATTTAGATCTTAGATCAGAATTTGCATAACAAATCCATAGTTTGACTTCACAATGTTGTAAAATTGTTCTGATGCTTGTGTATTGATATGGATTTGTAAGtcagaatgaaaacaaaaacgaaTTAAGGTTAAAATATAACGCAACTCATTTAACAGTGATCATCCCAGTTAAACTAGGTAGTTCCGTGTTAATGATACTGATAGCTGTCCAATCGTGTAGTCTTTTTCATCCTGAtgctatatatatttaaattaagtTTGTCACAAATACAAGGAGTTAAAAGGCTTCGACGAACattgccatcaatggtagcTAATACATTAATACCAAAGGATCTCTGGAGTGACCCATTGCAATATGGAAATAGCGCACGGCTCTGACAACATTCAAAAAGTATCACTTCGTATCATTTAAGAGCAACGACTCACTTGGTTATCCTTATCGATACGTTTCTGCTCCCGCAGGCGGTTGACGGAGCTGTGGGGAACGTGCGGGGCGGTTGGCTTCCGGGTGAACTGGTTGACGATGGCGCCGGGTGCTAAGGAGATGCAAGACAGAACCCGCAAGAGGCGCTGATTTTCGTGGTCGATGCGCTGCACTTCGTTGTTATTGAAGGTGAAGTTCTTCCGACCCGGTCGTCCTCTGCAGTGAAGGATCAGGTTTTCCTGTACGACACTTCCGCTGGCCAACGAGTCAGCGTCTGAAACGTCAAAGCAACTATTAAATCAGAATTCagtttttatccattttctgGCACATGAGCTAATTACATCAGTGATGCGAtatattgtttacatttttgaatTCTAAATTTTCATCTAAACATTTACATTCAACAATCAatcaatttattattattcaattttCACTAGCGCCTGATGTTTTttgcttcaaatccaggtcggtccacttgtgtggagtttgcatgttctctacgggcctgcgtgggtttcctccgggtactccggtttcctcccaaaacccaaaaacttgcatgctaggctgattggacactccaaattgcccataggtatgagtacgagcgtgaatggttgtccgtctcctcatgccctgcgatt
The Stigmatopora argus isolate UIUO_Sarg chromosome 7, RoL_Sarg_1.0, whole genome shotgun sequence DNA segment above includes these coding regions:
- the cfap97 gene encoding cilia- and flagella-associated protein 97; its protein translation is MFNPSDLEGDVDHSFFDSDFDDDRGGGRGRESEENAPVRAPSRSFVAFLANEAVEDGGSLSSTDDNRLPTSASRAASKSPREKRPTSSSSNRSSRPSSRSGSRKKGREPSPRVPSRASNRFSLAEDSDYTLRDDVSPASSPFQHLQFAEAEEGSNRGQRRGSARPSRPGSILRQDGNLNADADSLASGSVVQENLILHCRGRPGRKNFTFNNNEVQRIDHENQRLLRVLSCISLAPGAIVNQFTRKPTAPHVPHSSVNRLREQKRIDKDNQDLLKRLEYVKSTPGLKRSNQLSDYQRQARFQATPCEVCEAATNRLPSSVAAMSSIRGSTSQIGTRATSASSNAARSKALLAARPPFCC